The following coding sequences are from one Stigmatopora nigra isolate UIUO_SnigA chromosome 12, RoL_Snig_1.1, whole genome shotgun sequence window:
- the dachc gene encoding dachshund c isoform X1 gives MATPVAPALLPVAPLGHHHHHLHHHHQHPAASSASPAAHSPPPAATSATSSSSSPAPPATRPALLHHFRADLLLANGGTQLKSAVGLIPVSGGANKPVYATPSPVESTPQNNECRLVEVKGAKLASFTVKDTELICLPQAFDVFLKHLVGGLHTVYTKLKRLDITPVVCNVEQVRVLRGLGAIQPGVNRCKLISRQDFETLYSDCTNASSRPGRPPKRLQTVTEGAAHHMLSHGGLMHAGIMPPADLSALAKKIKLEMSGYHSNQQHGCHNGENGDHSPGLVLDQLPFMMMSHPLIPASLAPASVSMAMGQMNRLSTLASIANMAQLHHHANSAPRPPASVIKERMHDDSPSPSPSLEEAQISSNHSSSVSSSPSHTENTHQHHDGVTLNHCGLAQSEVRESDSLEYVKESKRGRVEKDSNPLAGDRQVYQHPLPSRDGCEKAAYPAGQKLPAGLHHAPFIFPEGLSSIETLLTNIQQGLLRVAIENARAQEKQDHLERTELKMELVRERELRETLERQLCVEQKNRVLIQKRLKKEKRSKRRLQEALEEEVKLRDQAEHGFLQHTAGPLSEAVTQDADVVKLEDERPDAQTTVQEGRVFLQTAGMY, from the exons ATGGCAACACCCGTCGCTCCGGCTCTTCTCCCCGTGGCTCCACTCggccaccatcaccaccacctccatcatcatcaccagCACCCGGCGGCGAGTTCCGCGTCCCCGGCAGCTCACTCGCCACCACCTGCGGCCACTTCAGcgacttcctcctcctcctccccggcTCCTCCGGCAACTCGGCCGGCGTTGCTCCACCATTTCCGAGCGGATCTCTTGCTCGCGAACGGTGGCACTCAGTTGAAGAGTGCCGTGGGTTTGATCCCCGTGTCCGGCGGAGCGAATAAGCCGGTGTACGCCACCCCATCCCCGGTGGAGAGCACCCCGCAGAACAACGAGTGCCGACTGGTCGAGGTGAAGGGAGCCAAGCTGGCGTCGTTCACCGTCAAAGACACGGAGCTGATCTGCCTTCCGCAGGCTTTTGACGTGTTCCTCAAGCACCTGGTCGGTGGACTCCACACCGTCTACACCAAACTGAAGCGATTGGACATCACGCCGGTGGTGTGTAACGTGGAGCAGGTCCGCGTACTTCGCGGACTCGGTGCCATTCAGCCTGGCGTCAACCGATGCAAGCTCATCTCCAGGCAGGACTTCGAAACGCTCTACAGCGACTGTACCAACGCGAG TTCACGACCAGGCCGACCGCCCAAGAGGCTGCAGACGGTGACTGAAGGCGCCGCTCACCACATGCTGTCCCACGGCGGTCTGATGCACGCCGGGATCATGCCCCCCGCAG ATCTGTCTGCTCTGGCCAAGAAGATCAAACTAGAGATGAGCGGTTACCACAGCAACCAACAACACGGCTGCCACAACGGAGAGAACGGCGACCACAGTCCGGGATTGG TTTTGGACCAGTTGCCCTTCATGATGATGTCACATCCCCTGATCCCGGCCAGTCTGGCACCGGCCTCCGTTTCCATGGCGATGGGCCAGATGAACCGCCTGAGCACGCTGGCTAGCATCGCCAACATGGCGCAACTCCACCACCACGCCAACTCTGCCCCCCGGCCCCCCGCCTCCGTCATTAAG GAACGCATGCACGACGACAGCCCCTCCCCTTCCCCCTCGCTGGAGGAAGCTCAGATTTCGTCCAATCACAGCAGCAGCGTGTCCAGTTCGCCGTCTCACACGGAAAACACAC ATCAACACCACGATGGCGTCACCCTAAATCACTGCGGGTTGGCGCAGTCGGAGGTCAGAGAGTCGGATTCGCTGGAATATGTCAAGGAAAGCAAAAGGGGGCGTGTTGAAAAAG ATTCCAACCCGTTGGCCGGTGATAGACAAGTGTACCAGCACCCCCTGCCGAGCCGGGACGGCTGCGAGAAGGCGGCGTACCCGGCGGGACAGAAGCTCCCAGCAGGTCTTCACCACGCTCCCTTCATCTTCCCGGAAGGCCTGTCCTCCATAGAGACTCTTCTCACCAACATCCAG CAGGGTCTGCTGAGGGTTGCCATCGAGAATGCCCGAGCGCAGGAGAAGCAAGACCACCTGGAGAGGACCGAACTGAAGATGGAGCTAGTGCGGGAGCGAGAGCTGCGAGAGACGCTGGAGAGGCAACTGTGCGTCGAGCAAAAAAACAGAG TTCTCATCCAGAAGCGattgaagaaagaaaagaggagTAAGAGGAGACTTCAGGAGGCCTTGGAAGAGGAGGTCAAACTTCGGGATCAGGCCGAACACGGTTTCCTGCAGCACACTGCTGGCCCACTGTCAG AGGCTGTGACCCAGGACGCGGACGTCGTCAAGCTGGAGGACGAAAGGCCGGACGCGCAGACCACGGTGCAAG
- the dachc gene encoding dachshund c isoform X2 → MATPVAPALLPVAPLGHHHHHLHHHHQHPAASSASPAAHSPPPAATSATSSSSSPAPPATRPALLHHFRADLLLANGGTQLKSAVGLIPVSGGANKPVYATPSPVESTPQNNECRLVEVKGAKLASFTVKDTELICLPQAFDVFLKHLVGGLHTVYTKLKRLDITPVVCNVEQVRVLRGLGAIQPGVNRCKLISRQDFETLYSDCTNASSRPGRPPKRLQTVTEGAAHHMLSHGGLMHAGIMPPADLSALAKKIKLEMSGYHSNQQHGCHNGENGDHSPGLVLDQLPFMMMSHPLIPASLAPASVSMAMGQMNRLSTLASIANMAQLHHHANSAPRPPASVIKERMHDDSPSPSPSLEEAQISSNHSSSVSSSPSHTENTHQHHDGVTLNHCGLAQSEVRESDSLEYVKESKRGRVEKDSNPLAGDRQVYQHPLPSRDGCEKAAYPAGQKLPAGLHHAPFIFPEGLSSIETLLTNIQGLLRVAIENARAQEKQDHLERTELKMELVRERELRETLERQLCVEQKNRVLIQKRLKKEKRSKRRLQEALEEEVKLRDQAEHGFLQHTAGPLSEAVTQDADVVKLEDERPDAQTTVQEGRVFLQTAGMY, encoded by the exons ATGGCAACACCCGTCGCTCCGGCTCTTCTCCCCGTGGCTCCACTCggccaccatcaccaccacctccatcatcatcaccagCACCCGGCGGCGAGTTCCGCGTCCCCGGCAGCTCACTCGCCACCACCTGCGGCCACTTCAGcgacttcctcctcctcctccccggcTCCTCCGGCAACTCGGCCGGCGTTGCTCCACCATTTCCGAGCGGATCTCTTGCTCGCGAACGGTGGCACTCAGTTGAAGAGTGCCGTGGGTTTGATCCCCGTGTCCGGCGGAGCGAATAAGCCGGTGTACGCCACCCCATCCCCGGTGGAGAGCACCCCGCAGAACAACGAGTGCCGACTGGTCGAGGTGAAGGGAGCCAAGCTGGCGTCGTTCACCGTCAAAGACACGGAGCTGATCTGCCTTCCGCAGGCTTTTGACGTGTTCCTCAAGCACCTGGTCGGTGGACTCCACACCGTCTACACCAAACTGAAGCGATTGGACATCACGCCGGTGGTGTGTAACGTGGAGCAGGTCCGCGTACTTCGCGGACTCGGTGCCATTCAGCCTGGCGTCAACCGATGCAAGCTCATCTCCAGGCAGGACTTCGAAACGCTCTACAGCGACTGTACCAACGCGAG TTCACGACCAGGCCGACCGCCCAAGAGGCTGCAGACGGTGACTGAAGGCGCCGCTCACCACATGCTGTCCCACGGCGGTCTGATGCACGCCGGGATCATGCCCCCCGCAG ATCTGTCTGCTCTGGCCAAGAAGATCAAACTAGAGATGAGCGGTTACCACAGCAACCAACAACACGGCTGCCACAACGGAGAGAACGGCGACCACAGTCCGGGATTGG TTTTGGACCAGTTGCCCTTCATGATGATGTCACATCCCCTGATCCCGGCCAGTCTGGCACCGGCCTCCGTTTCCATGGCGATGGGCCAGATGAACCGCCTGAGCACGCTGGCTAGCATCGCCAACATGGCGCAACTCCACCACCACGCCAACTCTGCCCCCCGGCCCCCCGCCTCCGTCATTAAG GAACGCATGCACGACGACAGCCCCTCCCCTTCCCCCTCGCTGGAGGAAGCTCAGATTTCGTCCAATCACAGCAGCAGCGTGTCCAGTTCGCCGTCTCACACGGAAAACACAC ATCAACACCACGATGGCGTCACCCTAAATCACTGCGGGTTGGCGCAGTCGGAGGTCAGAGAGTCGGATTCGCTGGAATATGTCAAGGAAAGCAAAAGGGGGCGTGTTGAAAAAG ATTCCAACCCGTTGGCCGGTGATAGACAAGTGTACCAGCACCCCCTGCCGAGCCGGGACGGCTGCGAGAAGGCGGCGTACCCGGCGGGACAGAAGCTCCCAGCAGGTCTTCACCACGCTCCCTTCATCTTCCCGGAAGGCCTGTCCTCCATAGAGACTCTTCTCACCAACATCCAG GGTCTGCTGAGGGTTGCCATCGAGAATGCCCGAGCGCAGGAGAAGCAAGACCACCTGGAGAGGACCGAACTGAAGATGGAGCTAGTGCGGGAGCGAGAGCTGCGAGAGACGCTGGAGAGGCAACTGTGCGTCGAGCAAAAAAACAGAG TTCTCATCCAGAAGCGattgaagaaagaaaagaggagTAAGAGGAGACTTCAGGAGGCCTTGGAAGAGGAGGTCAAACTTCGGGATCAGGCCGAACACGGTTTCCTGCAGCACACTGCTGGCCCACTGTCAG AGGCTGTGACCCAGGACGCGGACGTCGTCAAGCTGGAGGACGAAAGGCCGGACGCGCAGACCACGGTGCAAG
- the mzt1 gene encoding mitotic-spindle organizing protein 1 gives MASATNANLNAVRETMDVLLEISRLLNTGLDMESLSICVRLCEQGINPEALSSVIKELRKASETLKAPENCTN, from the exons ATGGCAAGTGCAACCAATGCTAACCTGAATGCAGTCCGAGAGACCATGGATG TTCTGCTGGAGATCTCCAGGCTGCTCAACACTGGGTTAGACATGGAATCTCTATCCATCTGTGTGAGACTATGTGAGCAAGGCATCAACCCAGAAGCTCTTTCTTCAGTCATTAAAGAGCTGAGAAAAGCCTCCGAAACCCTCAAG GCTCCTGAAAACTGCACAAATTAA
- the bora gene encoding protein aurora borealis produces MGDIPEPHITPETPGKPSIRNPFESPNDYRHLREPLVPSPFVYRLSQTSPSEFNWSIEDMASLHPVHIDQEEIQRQSFYLSQTRMDLDVEEKCQNAIEQFFTKGAIVPSPWALSDNHKNMHKSKTSCLGSLSPMMEEPENKSVACQTTLSLPLGLDLRKLLGEYFQNEESGSDSSQESLSSSHLRRKLFLDGQGSFSSSDNSCPASPEKGHSQRKESPPLIQEKVLVGLTSNFTSPLSCGVSASTPSTGQFSSSPILTGCFRDCSSVSPPFPDQSPHAGAASPTFSPIVADTACTPTGSAGGTLPLSVPLDMDVLTSTLSPDVDGCSPIRSCSPQRQRPRAKPKLRFRSCVTPPPICPFLDPRLSYTEEAEDPSSPLPSGDTSSPDAERLSLVDSVKMEKNQETRKEEEEGSTSLSGRMTSSRMGNSSAMDSSQMFASLLAERSSIRYDSSMQVDSGYQTTSTIDGLASESNVKESFGTNLVEDVPYQKPPKVKVWYPHH; encoded by the exons ATGGGGGACATCCCGGAGCCGCACATTACTCCAGAAACACCAGGGAAACCTTCGATCAGGAACCCGTTCGAGAGTCCCAACGACTACCGTCACCTCCGTGAGCCACTGGTTCCCAGTCCATTTGTATACAGGTTATCACAAACT TCACCCTCCGAATTCAACTGGTCCATTGAAGACATGGCCAGTCTTCATCCAGTACACATAGACCAAGAGGAAATCCAGAGACAGTCATTTTACCTCAGCCAGACAAg AATGGATCTCGACGTTGAAGAAAAGTGTCAGAATGCTATTGAACAG TTTTTTACCAAAGGTGCAATTGTGCCCTCTCCATGGGCTTTATCAGACAACCACAAGAATATGCACAAGTCCAAGACAT CATGCTTAGGGTCTCTATCACCGATGATGGAGGAGCCAGAAAATAAATCAG TTGCTTGTCAGACGACCCTCTCGTTACCACTGGGTTTGGATTTGAGGAAACTTCTCG GGGAGTATTTCCAAAATGAAGAATCTGGGAGTGATTCTTCTCAGGAGAGTTTGAGCTCTTCCCATTTGAGGCGCAAACTCTTTCTGGATGGCCAAGGCAGCTTCAGCAGCTCTGACAACTCCTGTCCAGCGAGCCCAGAGAAGGGTCATTCTCAAAGAAAAGAGAGCCCACCGTTGATACAAGAAAAAGTTTTGGTGGGACTGACTTCCAACTTTACATCTCCATTGTCCTGCGGTGTATCTGCTTCAACTCCCTCAACg GGTCAGTTCTCATCCAGTCCCATCTTGACTGGCTGCTTCCGGGACTGCAGCAGTGTCAGCCCTCCCTTCCCCGATCAGTCACCCCACGCTGGTGCGGCCTCGCCTACCTTTTCACCCATCGTTGCGGATACCGCATGCACACCAACTGGCTCAG CAGGAGGAACCTTGCCCCTCAGCGTCCCCTTAGATATGGATGTCCTCACCTCTACCTTAAGCCCAGACGTGGACGGCTGCTCCCCTATCCGTAGCTGTTCCCCACAACGGCAGCGTCCCAGAGCCAAACCCAAGCTTCGATTCCGTTCTTGCGTGACCCCGCCCCCTATTTGCCCCTTCCTCGACCCCAGGCTCTCTTATACAGAAGAAGCCGAGGATCCGTCTTCTCCCCTCCCATCCGGGGACACTAGCTCCCCCGATGCCGAGAGACTGTCCCTGGTGGACTCTGTTAAGATGGAAAAGAACCAGGAAACCAggaaggaagaagaggaaggcaGTACAAGCCTTTCCGGGCGGATGACCAGTTCGCGAATGGGCAATAGTTCGGCTATGGACAGCTCGCAAATGTTTGCCTCTCTTCTTGCAGAGCGTAGCAGTATACGCTATGATTCTAGCATGCag GTGGACAGTGGGTACCAAACGACCTCAACGATCGACGGGCTGGCCTCGGAGTCTAACGTCAAAGAGTCCTTCGGGACCAACTTGGTGGAGGACGTCCCTTACCAAAAGCCCCCAAAAGTAAAG GTGTGGTATCCTCATCACTGA